The following DNA comes from Fusarium fujikuroi IMI 58289 draft genome, chromosome FFUJ_chr03.
GGGCTGCTGGAGCTCTGTGAACTGGCTCAAGGTCACCAAATAAGGCCCCGGCACTTTCCAAGCGGCACCCTCCCAAGCACTCTCACTGTCTGCATCCCAAAGCTTTGTCCGCACATCAAACGGCAGAGCCTCAACACATAGTGAATGCATCGTATATCCCCTTCTCAACGAACTATACACTGCCAAAAGGATGTTGCAAACCATTATAGTGCGTCTGACATTCTCAGAGAATAGCCATGCTTTCCAGGGACTTAGTGAGCTTGGTAGTTGAGTTGGTGCATTCTGCCATAATTTATGGGTAAGAGCCCACATCTTTTCATTGTCGCGTCcgatttcatcttcttttaggtCGTGGCACTCCAGGAGACGGATTATTTGCGCGAGGCTTATGGCTTGTGCGTATGCCAGCGTGTCTGCGAATGTGCTGGTGCATTTGGAAAGACGAAGGAGGCGTCTGATTGTCAGGCGGAGGGCATTGAGGCGACTATCAGCGAGATAATCGCCCGCGATGTGATAGCTGTAGCAGACATCGCGAACTTGTTtgagtggtggtggtagtgtGGGATCATATAGTGCAGAATGAATGAAGGAGGTCTTGCCATGCTCAGCAAACTGGCCAGGAAAGGTTCGAAGCATGTCCGACAAGTGGTGAAGCGTTTCCTGGTCAAACACCCGCACAATCTCCAGATGCAATGGATTAAAGATTTGGATACCATTATGCATGGACTTGCTCATGACTCCAAGACCATGTAATCTTGCCAAGTCTGATTCCGCCAGAGGAGGTCGAGAGCCATCATAGTAATCATTAGAGAGGACTTGTCGAATGAAGATCTGTAGCCTTGTGTCCAGGACGCCATGGAGCAATAAACGTGACAAGCTCTGAGATCTCTGTTCTTCCTTGAGCTTTCGAGCTTTGAAAACACTTTTGAGTGTCTCTTTGTGGATAACCAGAGGCGCAGGGGCTGGCTCATTGGTGTACCGACAGGGAATGCGCCTGGTGGAGCATCTCTCGCAGCAGGGACTCGCGAGATTGCAGCGCCGTCGGGCTTTGACGCAAGCTTGGCACGATCTCTGTAAAAAGCCCATTCTGCATTGGCCTTTATGTGTACTAATCGATGACTACGGATGGGAAGAGAATGTTTCTTTGATGAGGGAATACTCGAACGATGCTTGACTAATCATCAGCAGCAGATACGCGTGTCCCCAAAAAGGACTAGCCTCCACCTGATAGTCCAAAATAGTTTAGCTTCCACCTGCTGGCTAAAAGAGGCTTAgactccaccatcttcacgACGAGATGAGCTTGGATCgaggccatgatgatgaaatgtCTCGATGCTGAGAAATCATTTGCATctgattatatattttactgAGCTTGGAGTCTATAAGTATTCCAGGCATTTCCAGGCATTTCCAGTCATGTAGCAACATCGCCAAACACAATTGACCTGCATTTGCAACTCAAACATCTACTTACCCTacatcttttattttatccCAACTTTCACAATGTCTACTGAAATCAAGAACGTCATGGTCCTCGGAGTGAGTCTCTCTTCTTACATCCGCTTGGGACATTGAATTACTGGCTAACAAAGACAATAGGGTCGCGGAAATCTCGGGCCATATCTCATTAGAGCACTTGTCAAAGCAGGCTTCAGCGTTTCTGTCCTCAGCCGCACTTCATCCAACGTCACAGACTCAATGTTCTTGGATGCTGCAGTTGTCAAGTCCGACTACACTTTCCCGTCTCTTGTTGACGTCTTTACGGGACAAGATGCTGTTATCTCTACCCTTTCGACCGCCAATATCGCAGAGCAAAAGATCGTCATTGACGCTGTTGCAGCTGCAAAGGTCAAGCGATTCATGCCAAGCGAGTTTGGGAGCGATACATCCGTCGATGGTCTGGAAAAGATGGCGCCTTTCCTTAAGGGGAAACAAGACGTTATGGACTACGTTAAGTCTAAAGAAGCAGACGGGCTGTCTTGGACAGCGATTTTCACTGGTCCTTGGATTGACTGGGTAAGTCTGTGGACTATAAATAAGCAGAGCAAAGGAATATTCTGACCAATTATTAGATGCTGGTCGAAGGTAAAGGACTACTTTGCTTAGACGTCAAGACCAAAACTGGTGAGCTTGTCGACTCAGGCGAACCAAAGTTCACCACTACGACCGCGTCACAGGTCGGCCAAGCTACAGCTGCTGCACTCCTCCGTTCAGATAAAACCAAGAATGAGTATGTTCATGTCGCATCCTATAATACTTCTCAGAACCAAGTCATCGAGGCTCTCGAGAGAATGTCAGGCACTAAGTTCCAACTCGAGAACTTGGACAACAAGGACTTGTACGCTCGCGCAACAAAGCATATCGAGGAAGGCAATTGGGGCAGAGGGTACTATGAGCTGGCTACAGCAACTGTCTACAGCGATGCGCCTGTTACATATTTCCCTGACAAAGCGGCTCATTGGATGAAAGTGCTTGGTCTGGCTCAGGACGAGACCTTTGATGAAATGATCTCCCGTGTTTTAAAGACTGTTTGAGTCTAGGACATAATGCATAGGAGACAGGATCATGAGACGTCACGTGGTATGGTTATATACCTCGGCATATAAAACGGCCTCACCGCCATTGCCAAGCCAATACACCACGGCATTCCCGAACATTGCACCAGGATACAAATATCATCAATAGTATTCATTGTTCATATCTCCTGTGTTATTCATGGAGACTATCATGCGAAAATCATGCAAAGCTATATGCCGTAACCAACCCATCCCAACCGTTATTCATTTCCATTTAGTGCCAGAGAGCATCGTTAGGCTTGATGCCCTTCTCCTTGCAGTGGTCGTAATacaacttggagaagctgaagagatcaagagtgAACTTCAAGGTATCATCGTCATTGAGGAACTCAATGCTACCAGTGATGGTAAACACGATATCAGTGTCGTCCTGGACAGACAAGGTGTGGATAACGCCGGGGTTCTCGCAAACCCAATCTCCAGGTCGGGCAACCCAGTCGTATCTGGATCGCGATAGATTAGCATCTCAATCTCGTACAAGGTTAGGGGACGGGGGGAAAAATACTCCTTGTAGCCCCATTCTCCTGACATGGTGATGGCTGTAACGGTACCACGATGTCGGTGCTTGCCCAGGCTGGCAGCGACCTTTGATCGAAGGCCGACGACGAAAGTACCCGTCCTGTTCTCCATGCGCATGGGCTTCAGCTCAATGGGTCCGATCCAGGGAAACCAGAGCGTATCGGTCTTTGCGTTGATATAGACATCGGGGGCGCTGTACTTGTCGACAAACGCAAGCTCATCCCGCTCGTGCTCGTTGAGGGCGGAGCCATCCTCCTTGGGTCGCTCGGGAAGCTTGGAGACGGGCTCGGGGACGAGATCGGGAGTAGTAGTTGAAGGAGCCATTGCTATAATTTGGGTGAGGCGTCAATATGTTGTGCAGTAGTAAAAAAGTGTAATAGAAGGTTTGAGTGCCAAGTTGTACTACGGGCCGTTCCTGGGCTGGATTTATTAAATGCAATTTTGTAAAGCTGTCAGGACCCTTGAGGCGAATGAAGGAGCGGAGCCGATGAGGGGAAAGGATGACTATTGATGGCGAGACGATTGGTTGCGCTTGTGGGCATTCGAAACGCGTTGTCCGCGGTGTAAATCCTTAGTCTCGGGGCATACCGCCATTTCGAGTACTAGACTGCCTCTGACTCGCGATAGCTCTACTCATCTGGAAGGATAGCCCGCTTCCCGCCCACAAACCGCCCATAGTCTCAACGGCTTCTGAACTCTAGGGGTCTTTAGGCATTAAAAGCTGCTTTATTTGTGAGGAACGGTGATATGCTAGCGGAGTTTGAGAGGCGAAACTGTGGTTTTGCCTGGAGGTGACGATCTTGTCTGCATGAAGCCTCATCATGCAACGTCAAGCACAGACCGCATCCCGTTCTGCGCGCCCCTGACGcttatcttcctcttctggcaGAAGGATTCAGGCAAACTCCACAGACGGTGTTTGCCGTTCACGTACTGTACAAGAGAATTGCGGTAAGTGTAGCATCGTTTTTTGACTAGGCCGTAACCCACTGGCTGGTCCACTGGTCTAAACCGTTCCGAAACTAGACGACCCCAGATCCGCTGCGACGTTGGAGGTCGCGCTTTGATGAGACttgagaggaagaaaggTAGAAAATGCCGTTGTGCCAAGGAGCCAAGGTGGTGCCGTGGTGGCATACCCGATTATTCGGAATATTTTATCTCTATTATGTATAAATGATAACTGATTGGAGGATTCGGGGCGATTGGGTAAGAGGATTGGATACCTTGTTTAGACGCGCTGGCGCGGTGAGCAAAGACCCTGAACCAACAGCCAAGCCGACGCATTGCAAGATACACACACTTTCACAGGGGTTCAGTCCTTGCTTTTTACGCTcgatctctctcttttcttcatccGGCCCAGGCCCTTGGGATCCTCAATCTTGGGTTCTGAGATCGTCACCGAAGCAAAACCTCGCATTGCTACCTTACAGTTGGGCCTGAAGCTAGCCTAGCCTACCTCGCCCCCCCGGAAGTCCGGTATCCGCTGGGCTAGTAGGGGAAGCCCTTCTTTTGTGGTTGCGGCACGACACCCGCGTAACTACCGTCTCCCCCCGCGCGGCCTCCGCGGCAGATTCTGGGTCTTGTTAATTTTGCTTAGCCTTACGAGCTGATGCGGGAGCGAACCCGTGTTGATGCTATCGATGTTTAGCGCGGGTTATGGCGCCAGCGCAGAGAAGCGTCTGCCTCACTATTACACTAGGTAAGGTATctgcaaaaagaaaagttAAAAGAGTCAGAAGATGCTGACATGCCACGTGAAGATTACTCGCAGATTGAGTTCTGCGAGATGGTCCACCCTCGATATTAACTGTCAAACAATGACAAGGTTTGGGGTCACTGACACTTGTGGAATCTCGATGTGACAATGCACCTCATCTTATCCAAGTGAATCCTTCGAGTGTGCCCAGAGATTACCCGCAGAGCCCAGAGCCAACCTTGCCGCTACCAACTTGGCAGTGAAGAACCAAACCGAGAACGGGATAACCAAGTCATGTCCTAAAAACGCCGGTGGACCAGTCGAATGTCACATTGTGGAACCGACTAGTCTGCTAGCCCGACTCCTTAGACCTCATCCAGCGACGATCACAACCGTTGAGGCCTACAAGCGCGCTTTGAAGTTCACCCAAGTTGTATTTTTTTACGAGGGGACCTTGACACGATCATCGCAGGCTTTGAAGCTACCTGCGTTCCCCTTTAGTTCCCAGGTCCACATACCGGTTCGTTTCGAatagataaattaaaatGTTTCCTTTCGGGGAACTCTTTCCCTCCCCCCCCCCTGGCGTAATTATACATATCTCTCGCATTGTATCCATCCTCTCGGGTTCGCGTTGGTCCTTTCGCTCTTCTCGtcatctctctcttttcccaTCTCCAAACTTTGATCTGTATGGTTGGGCTGCCCCCCCTCTGGTTCTTGACGAACTGAGTGAGCAATAAGCTTTGCAAACCTTGATTCGCGGAGGTATTTGCTCTTTTTTGCTGTTTGCCTCCGTGGACGGGGGGATACGGCGAAGATGGAGTCTAAGCAGACGGACCTTTGGGTCGTGCTGTTTGTCACTTTTGCTGCTGCGACTATCATTACTATCCTTCGGTTGTTGAGTCGTCGGCTCAAGAGGATTCCATTGTCTTGGGACGATTACTTTGCTCTTTGTGGATATGTGAGTTTTTTGAGCTGCTGTGAGTGAGGTTGTTAGTGCTGACAATTTTAAGGCCATTTCTGTTGGTTGGATCATTATTATTCCCTACTGTAGGTTCCCGCACAACGACCAACGACCGATATCGATACTAACACTACCAAGGGGTCAATCATGGTCTTGGACTACATATTACGGATGTCACAAAAATGAGGAACATTACATTGGAAGATGCATTGTATCAATCGaaacttctcctcttcatcgccgagCTCTTCTACGCCTTCGGTCTATTCTTCGCCAAAGTCTCGATTCTCAGTCTCTACTGGCGCATGTTCCGGGTCAGCAATATCCGACTCCCAATTCAAATCCTCTTCGGATGCGCCATCGTCTGGATCATCTTCCGAGTATGTACATCACGATCAATCAAGGCTTCTAGGCTAATTGGTAATAGATCTTCATGGGTATTTTTCATTGTGTTCCCGTCGATGCGTTCTGGGATTCCAAGGCAGGCGGTTACTGCGCCATCGAggataagaagttcttctttgGCACGACGCTGGTACACGCTGCCATTGACATTGCTATCTTGATCCTGCCAATGTGGCAGATTGGAAAATTGCAACTGCCCATGATCCAGAAGGCTGGTATCATGGTCATGTTTACCTTTGGGTTCTTGTAAGTGACATTTACATTGGGCCAATTGATGGAGTTACTGACAGAACCAGCATTTGCGCTGCCGCTATCCGACTTATTGTCGCTGCTCGCGTCTTTAATGACAAGTCCGCAGATTTGACTTGGAATATTTGCGACATTGTCATCTGGGCAACAGTCGAGGTCAATCTGATCAACGTTTCCGGTACGCCCCAATTCGAACTACTCACTCAACGATATCTAACATGTACAGCCTCACTGCCCACGATTCGACCCGCGTGCACGTACATCTTCACCTGCACGCATCCCCGAACCCGAACAGGCGCCAGCTCAGGGAGTTACCCCAACAGCTACGGCCGCAGTCAAACCAAGCAATCCATCCGTCtcgacaccatcaacaaaTCCACGCCCAACGACGAATCTTCCTCAACACACCAACTCGCCGAGTCCGACGACGGCGGTGGTCGAGGCTCAGTGTCAGACTTTGAGAGCCACGCCATCGACCGGTTCAGACCAGCGGGCAACAAGTACACATCTACAGTCACGGGTCAAAGTCCAGGCACTGGAGAATTCGGCGCAAACTTTGGTGGTATTCTCGTCAAGAATGAGACGACGGTTCACGTTTCCAAACACTGATCAAACTGGTACAACGAACTTGAATTAGAATGGAGTCTTGGAAAAGCGATGTTATGGATATACCTTGTAACTTAGAGTAcagtaaaataattaatagcgATGATCGAGGCATTTGGACCCAGATACTAGGAACCATTCCAACCAATCGCAACCTGGGCGTGATGATTTTGGTGACATTAGTGGATGGGCCCCTGCGTCTCAAGCGTCGACTCTAGGATTGATCCGCCGTGTCTCGTCTCAGCACCAAAGCAGGTTTTCTCCAGCGCCGAATCCACTGAAGAAATGTCACGGATCATTCCGTTGCAGATTCTCAGAGACTGTTTTCGTACCCATCTCCACTGCCAGCGACATGTCTCGTCTGTTAGACCCCACGCATCCGTAACTATTTGACCCGTTCAGTTCCACAAACCTCAGTCCGTGGACGCTTAAGCTTCGGGCGGCTGTCACCAAAAATGTCATTCTACGCATTGACTTTTGCACTGACGTTACCAAAAAGTCTAGAACTTGATAAACTGAGGCTGACGATATGACACTGCAAGGTCAACACCGTTCTTGCTCTAGTGAACCTcacttttgctttttccacGTGCATCTCAGCGTAGTCCTGCGTCTGCGACCAGACAAACTCAATATCCAATAAGAAACAGTACCCTGATGGCGATCAGACGCATCAAGGTAGCATCGTGTCTTTTTGGTGACGGTCTCGGAAGTTGGCAAGAAATACTCCGGAACTTCCGCCAATGTGAGCGACATGGCACCATTTGCGCTAAATGCGTCGGAGACAGGGTCAGGGCTTCGGCACTTGAGGACTGAAGTGAGGGGAAGCGAAGCCGCGATATTGGGAGAACGCCAAATATTGGGTTTAGCAGTCGATAACGGCTGCGCTATAGTTTCAGCTGGTTCTTGGCATTTTAACGAGGTTGGTGGCGTAGAAAGAGTTCAAAGACTGCCGGACCAAGCTTTTAGGTGCCGTCAAGTTGCCTAAGTGATGTTAACAGGGGTTTCTTGGGAAAAGACATCTTGACAACGGAACTACACCGACTACTAGCCGCTCTGAAACATGATCGGCATGCAACCTCTGGCATTGAAACCAGAATGCCGATATCAGAGGTATCACAAGATCGGGCAGAAACACGATTGGGAAAGTGATAGTTTATGTTACTGATCGCATATCGTGGTTCGCCGAGACCTGCAACCCTGTCTTGAGAAACTTACCCTGTTGCGAACTTCAGGCTAACTTTATTTACCCAGCAATTCACTTACAATGCCAGAGGAACAGCACACCTCTCCAGGCAATAATGACTTATGTAGTTCTTTGAATAAAAGTCAAATCTCCGTCCTGCAGGTGTCATCCTATTTGAGCCTTGGCTGCTTATTCGTGATGTCATCCCGCGCCCTTTGGAGAACATAGACTGGGCGGAACTGCGCTCTAATCGCCTTTAAACAGATGCTCGATGAATGAACAATACCTGCTTTTTTCATCATCTAGCACGAGACCTGCGATTTATTGCTGGAACATCTACACTTTGTGATTTATCCGCGCTACTATATACTCCTATCTTGACCGATTATGGCACCTTCAAGGGCAACGCTCTCAAAGAGAGGAGAGGTATTCGCGACACCAACGAGCAAGATGCCGATGCTGGATGTAGTCAACGACCTATGGCACGCAGAAACAAACCCTGAAGGATACATCAGTCTCGGAGTCGCTGAGAATGTATATGCTCAATTGGGACACTAATGATGCAAGACTGATACCTAGCAGACATTGATGCACAAAGAACTGATTCAACACATCACCCAGAATGTATTTACTCGACAACGACGACAGAAGTATCAGTTATGCTGACAGCCAGTAGTTCAGTCTCGATAGTCATGCTCTAACAGCCGGTGATGGGTTCGCTGGCTCTCATCGTCTACGAAATACCCTCGCAAGATTCATCAACCGCCACTTCAGCCCATTTGAAGACATCTCCAAAGATCAAGTCATTGTCACCTCGGGTGTAGGCCAGGCAATCGAGCTCAGTGGCTTCGCGCTCTGCGACAAAGGTGATGGCGTTTTGCTTTCGCGACCGCACTATGGAAACTTCCCTATCGATCTGAGCTATAGAGTTGAGTGAGTCAACATCTGACTTTACTGGCTGTAGCAGGTTTAGTCTATCTAACCGTTTATAGAGCCAAGATTGTCGGTGTCTCATTTGGAGATGTAGATCCCTTTAGTATTGAGACGGTTACTTATTATGAGAAAGccttggaagaagctgaaaagCAAGGAATCCGGGTCAGAGTGTTCTTGCTATGCAACCCCCATAACCCCTTAGGTGAGTATGTACTTATTCTTATTGTAACTTCTTCTAATCGTGCCTCAGGTCGATGTTATACCCCCGAGGTTCTGAAAGCGTATATGCAATTCTGCCAGAAGCATAACCTACACCTCATCAGTGACGAGGTATATGCTCTGTCGGTCTGGAAGAACCCAGAAGCCCCTGGCGCACCGGACTTTACTTCAGCTTTGGCTGTCAACTCGGATGGCCTGATTGATAGAGATCTGCTGCATGTCCTATGGGGAATGGGCAAGGTATGGCACTGCATAGCCAAGGAGTTGAGAGACACTGACGTCTTGATAGGACTTTGGCTCCTGCGGTCTCAGGATAGGCTGCCTCATCAGTCGAAATGAAGCGTTTCTACGAGCTTGCGAAG
Coding sequences within:
- a CDS encoding related to 2`-hydroxyisoflavone reductase, with product MSTEIKNVMVLGGRGNLGPYLIRALVKAGFSVSVLSRTSSNVTDSMFLDAAVVKSDYTFPSLVDVFTGQDAVISTLSTANIAEQKIVIDAVAAAKVKRFMPSEFGSDTSVDGLEKMAPFLKGKQDVMDYVKSKEADGLSWTAIFTGPWIDWMLVEGKGLLCLDVKTKTGELVDSGEPKFTTTTASQVGQATAAALLRSDKTKNEYVHVASYNTSQNQVIEALERMSGTKFQLENLDNKDLYARATKHIEEGNWGRGYYELATATVYSDAPVTYFPDKAAHWMKVLGLAQDETFDEMISRVLKTV
- a CDS encoding related to integral membrane protein; amino-acid sequence: MESKQTDLWVVLFVTFAAATIITILRLLSRRLKRIPLSWDDYFALCGYAISVGWIIIIPYWVNHGLGLHITDVTKMRNITLEDALYQSKLLLFIAELFYAFGLFFAKVSILSLYWRMFRVSNIRLPIQILFGCAIVWIIFRIFMGIFHCVPVDAFWDSKAGGYCAIEDKKFFFGTTLVHAAIDIAILILPMWQIGKLQLPMIQKAGIMVMFTFGFFICAAAIRLIVAARVFNDKSADLTWNICDIVIWATVEVNLINVSASLPTIRPACTYIFTCTHPRTRTGASSGSYPNSYGRSQTKQSIRLDTINKSTPNDESSSTHQLAESDDGGGRGSVSDFESHAIDRFRPAGNKYTSTVTGQSPGTGEFGANFGGILVKNETTVHVSKH
- a CDS encoding related to 1-aminocyclopropane-1-carboxylate synthase → MAPSRATLSKRGEVFATPTSKMPMLDVVNDLWHAETNPEGYISLGVAENTLMHKELIQHITQNFSLDSHALTAGDGFAGSHRLRNTLARFINRHFSPFEDISKDQVIVTSGVGQAIELSGFALCDKGDGVLLSRPHYGNFPIDLSYRVEAKIVGVSFGDVDPFSIETVTYYEKALEEAEKQGIRVRVFLLCNPHNPLGRCYTPEVLKAYMQFCQKHNLHLISDEVYALSVWKNPEAPGAPDFTSALAVNSDGLIDRDLLHVLWGMGKDFGSCGLRIGCLISRNEAFLRACEANSYFSGPSSLADLATARVLSDDAFIENYVKTNRFRLAENYELTTEFLKSRKIPYKQGSNAGLFVWADLFQPLRAQIDVTLQKEHREDLDRGQRTLESSLQDTLLKHKIFLALGADFGSDVPGWFRIVFAHEKTYLHLGLGRMIKAIEAFRGQLE